From Enhydrobacter sp., the proteins below share one genomic window:
- a CDS encoding 6-bladed beta-propeller: MSDEAYTVILGDRRYAVHRKWARLPPGDAFGFISDVMVDGDGRVHVAQRGTDRPVLVFGPDGGYRGAWGEGVLAEPHYITAGHDGTILVADRDAHQVLRFDGDGRLLQALGRRHWPSLDAPFNHPTAAALASDGQIYVADGYGNSSVHCFAADGALVRTWGGRGAGPGAFTTPHAIAIDAEGRVLVGDRENNRIQVFDGDGRFLDAWGDLYHPMQIWIDGRGMVFVTDQTPRISLFGPGGGLIGRCRGAINGAHGLSGDAEGNLYLAELPPQEITKLERLD, translated from the coding sequence ATGTCGGACGAGGCCTACACCGTCATCCTCGGTGATCGCCGCTACGCCGTGCATCGAAAGTGGGCAAGGCTGCCGCCCGGCGACGCATTCGGTTTCATTTCCGACGTGATGGTCGACGGCGATGGCAGGGTTCATGTCGCGCAGCGCGGGACCGATCGTCCCGTGCTGGTGTTCGGTCCCGATGGCGGCTATCGCGGCGCCTGGGGCGAGGGAGTGCTGGCGGAACCGCACTACATCACGGCGGGCCACGACGGCACGATCCTCGTCGCCGACCGCGACGCCCATCAGGTGCTGCGTTTCGACGGCGACGGCAGGCTGCTCCAGGCGCTGGGCCGTCGTCATTGGCCCTCGCTCGACGCACCCTTCAATCATCCGACGGCCGCCGCCCTGGCCTCCGACGGACAGATTTACGTGGCCGACGGCTACGGCAATTCGAGCGTGCATTGTTTCGCCGCGGACGGGGCGCTGGTCCGCACCTGGGGTGGACGCGGTGCCGGGCCTGGCGCCTTCACCACGCCGCATGCCATCGCCATCGACGCGGAGGGGCGCGTGCTGGTCGGCGATCGCGAGAACAATCGCATCCAGGTCTTCGATGGCGACGGTCGATTCCTCGACGCTTGGGGCGATCTCTACCATCCGATGCAGATCTGGATCGACGGACGCGGCATGGTCTTCGTCACCGACCAGACGCCGCGCATCAGCCTGTTCGGTCCCGGCGGCGGGTTGATCGGCCGTTGCCGCGGCGCCATCAACGGCGCGCATGGGCTGTCGGGCGACGCGGAGGGCAACCTCTATCTCGCCGAGCTGCCGCCGCAGGAAATCACCAAGCTCGAGCGCCTCGACTAG
- a CDS encoding amidase, with product MSELHRLSVAQAATAIAARELSPVELMQALLRRIEKLDPTLNVFIRLDAEGALAEAHAAENEIAAGRRRGPLHGVPVGIKDIVDVAGLPTTCHSKILDGNVASSDAVCVSKLRQAGAIVLGKLSTHEFAIGGPSFDLPWPPARNPWNPDHHPGGSSSGSGAGIAAGLFPMALGSDTGGSVRNPASCCGIVGLKPTYGLVSRRGVFPLSFTLDHVGPMTRTVSDNALMLNAIAGYDPLDPGSMAARAGRYSERLERGVRNLKVGFVRHFHETDLPADPEVTAALQHVARELQMAGAEVRDAVLPALGEFRDVNRVILQSEAWAIHARWLRGRPGDYGKLARQRLMAGAFMSAGDYVQAQRLRTAMIARVEEALHDFDVLLCASSMDPACRIDHAADVERTYPRQARTPFNITGHPAIAMMAGLSSGGLPLSVQFVGRYFDEATLFQVARVWELAAGTDKKYPPI from the coding sequence GTGAGCGAGCTGCACCGCCTCTCGGTCGCTCAGGCCGCGACGGCGATAGCCGCCCGGGAGCTTTCGCCGGTCGAGCTGATGCAGGCACTGCTGAGGCGCATCGAGAAGCTCGATCCGACGCTCAATGTCTTCATCCGGCTCGACGCTGAGGGTGCGCTTGCCGAGGCACACGCCGCAGAGAACGAGATCGCGGCGGGCCGTCGGCGTGGGCCGCTGCACGGCGTGCCCGTCGGCATCAAGGACATCGTCGACGTGGCGGGACTGCCGACGACGTGCCACTCGAAGATTCTCGACGGCAATGTCGCCTCGAGCGACGCGGTCTGTGTCTCGAAGCTGCGCCAGGCCGGCGCGATCGTACTGGGCAAGCTCTCGACGCACGAGTTCGCCATCGGCGGGCCGAGCTTCGACCTGCCGTGGCCGCCGGCGCGCAATCCCTGGAATCCCGACCATCATCCCGGCGGCTCCTCGTCGGGCTCGGGCGCGGGCATCGCCGCGGGTCTCTTCCCCATGGCACTGGGTTCCGATACCGGCGGCAGTGTGCGCAATCCGGCGAGCTGCTGTGGCATTGTCGGGCTGAAGCCGACCTACGGTCTCGTATCGCGGCGCGGCGTGTTTCCGCTCTCTTTCACGCTCGACCATGTCGGTCCGATGACCCGCACTGTTAGCGACAATGCGCTGATGCTTAACGCGATTGCAGGCTACGACCCGCTCGATCCGGGCAGCATGGCGGCGCGGGCCGGCCGCTATTCAGAGCGCCTCGAGCGCGGCGTGCGGAACCTCAAGGTCGGATTCGTGCGTCACTTCCACGAGACCGACCTGCCAGCCGATCCCGAGGTCACGGCGGCGCTGCAGCATGTCGCGCGTGAATTGCAGATGGCGGGCGCCGAGGTGCGCGACGCGGTGTTGCCGGCGCTCGGCGAGTTCCGCGACGTCAACCGTGTCATCCTGCAGAGCGAAGCCTGGGCGATCCATGCCCGGTGGCTGCGTGGGCGGCCGGGCGACTACGGCAAGCTGGCGCGCCAGCGCCTGATGGCCGGCGCCTTCATGTCGGCGGGCGACTACGTCCAGGCCCAGCGCCTGCGCACCGCCATGATTGCCCGGGTCGAGGAGGCGTTGCACGACTTCGACGTGCTGCTCTGTGCGAGCTCGATGGATCCAGCCTGCCGCATCGACCATGCGGCCGACGTCGAGCGCACCTATCCGCGCCAGGCACGCACGCCCTTCAACATCACCGGCCATCCCGCCATCGCCATGATGGCTGGCCTTTCCAGCGGAGGGCTGCCGCTCTCGGTACAGTTCGTCGGGCGCTATTTCGACGAGGCGACCCTGTTCCAGGTCGCGCGGGTGTGGGAACTGGCGGCGGGCACCGACAAGAAGTATCCACCGATTTGA
- a CDS encoding BON domain-containing protein — protein sequence MNDDDERMRDAIHDALTRANIDARSLSIEVRAGAIEITGTVPTEEQRRQVAPVAVDAAMADRCRIDIGVRPVAPIDSGDGRGRSPATGTSADSEHESKHQTDR from the coding sequence ATGAACGACGACGACGAACGCATGCGCGATGCCATTCACGATGCCCTGACGCGCGCCAACATCGACGCCCGCAGCCTCTCGATCGAAGTGCGCGCCGGTGCCATCGAGATCACCGGCACGGTGCCGACGGAGGAGCAGCGGCGCCAGGTAGCGCCGGTCGCCGTCGACGCGGCGATGGCCGACCGCTGCCGCATCGATATCGGCGTCCGGCCGGTGGCGCCGATCGATTCCGGGGACGGCCGCGGCCGCTCGCCCGCTACCGGCACATCCGCCGATTCCGAGCACGAGAGCAAGCACCAGACGGATCGGTAG
- a CDS encoding LLM class flavin-dependent oxidoreductase — protein MRLGAFMRPVSIHTASWRYPGGTPDANFNLKALIAYAKTLERGKFDAFFMADHLAVLNMPMEALKRSATVTSFDPLTLLPALAQHTRHLGLIATASTTFEPAYTIARRFASLDHISEGRAGWNIVTTSNPDAAQNFGMDDQMEHDERYARAREFYDVVTGLWDSWADDAFIRDVEAGIYFDPAKLHVLNHRGKYLKVRGPLNIARPIQGWPVIVQAGASDAGRQLAAETAEVVFAAGGPIEAGRAFYADVKGRAARAGRNPDHLKILPGAFVVIGESLQEAQDKRLKLDSLVSYDSGIAALSIAIGVDARKFDPDGPLPEIPETNQSKSGRERVIALAKRENLTVRQIAGRLGGYGGLGMVGTPAMIADQMEEWLMTGACDGFNVMFPYLPGGLDDFVDKVVPELQRRGLFRAEYEGKTLRENLGLPRPDNRFFVTAAKAAE, from the coding sequence ATGCGCCTCGGCGCCTTCATGCGCCCGGTCAGCATCCACACCGCTTCCTGGCGCTACCCGGGCGGCACGCCCGACGCCAACTTCAATCTCAAGGCGCTGATCGCCTACGCGAAGACGCTCGAGCGCGGCAAGTTCGACGCCTTCTTCATGGCCGACCATCTGGCGGTGTTGAACATGCCGATGGAGGCGCTGAAGCGTAGCGCCACGGTGACATCGTTCGATCCGCTGACGCTCCTGCCCGCACTCGCCCAGCACACCCGGCATCTCGGCCTGATCGCCACCGCTTCGACCACCTTCGAGCCGGCCTATACCATCGCCCGCCGCTTCGCCTCGCTCGACCACATCTCGGAGGGCCGCGCCGGCTGGAACATCGTGACGACGTCCAATCCCGATGCGGCGCAGAATTTCGGCATGGACGACCAGATGGAGCATGACGAGCGCTATGCCCGGGCGCGCGAGTTCTACGACGTCGTGACTGGCCTGTGGGATTCGTGGGCCGACGATGCCTTCATCCGCGACGTCGAGGCCGGCATCTATTTCGATCCCGCCAAGCTCCATGTGCTGAACCACAGGGGCAAGTACCTGAAGGTGCGCGGACCGCTGAACATCGCGCGGCCGATCCAGGGCTGGCCGGTGATCGTGCAGGCGGGCGCATCGGACGCCGGGCGCCAGCTCGCCGCTGAGACGGCCGAGGTCGTGTTTGCCGCCGGCGGCCCGATCGAGGCCGGCCGCGCCTTCTATGCCGACGTGAAAGGCCGCGCCGCCAGGGCCGGGCGCAATCCCGACCACCTCAAGATCCTGCCTGGCGCCTTCGTCGTGATCGGCGAATCGTTGCAGGAGGCGCAGGACAAGCGACTGAAACTCGACAGTCTGGTGAGCTACGACAGCGGCATCGCCGCGCTGTCGATTGCCATCGGCGTCGATGCCCGCAAATTCGATCCCGACGGGCCACTGCCCGAGATCCCCGAGACCAACCAGAGCAAGAGCGGCCGCGAGCGGGTGATCGCGCTCGCCAAGCGCGAGAACCTGACGGTGCGCCAGATCGCCGGACGTCTCGGCGGCTATGGTGGGCTCGGCATGGTGGGCACGCCCGCGATGATCGCCGACCAGATGGAGGAATGGCTGATGACCGGCGCCTGCGACGGCTTCAACGTCATGTTCCCTTACCTGCCGGGCGGCCTCGACGATTTCGTCGACAAGGTCGTTCCCGAGCTGCAGCGCCGCGGTCTCTTCCGCGCCGAGTACGAAGGAAAGACACTGCGCGAGAATCTCGGCCTGCCGCGGCCGGACAATCGCTTCTTCGTGACGGCGGCCAAGGCGGCGGAGTGA
- a CDS encoding GNAT family N-acetyltransferase — translation MAFEVSVASIDDVARMADWAGDEGWNPGNTDWLAFAAADPGGFLIGRFDGKPVACISVVKYGAGFGFLGFYIARPEIRGRGHGIQVWRAGMARLAGRNVGLDGVVAQQGNYRKSGFRLAWNNVRHEGAAPRAAAPVGVALADARGVPFPKLAAYDRRFFPEARDSFLAPWFALPERASAVALRDGEIVGLGVMRVCRAASRVGPLYAASPDIAAALVSDLAARLGAKSVAIDVPDINRPAMALAGQLGLKPSFETARMYTGADPEIELAGLYGVTSLELG, via the coding sequence ATGGCGTTCGAGGTTTCCGTCGCCAGCATCGACGATGTCGCCCGCATGGCCGACTGGGCGGGCGACGAGGGCTGGAATCCGGGCAACACCGACTGGCTGGCCTTTGCTGCGGCCGATCCCGGCGGCTTCCTGATCGGCCGATTCGACGGCAAGCCCGTCGCCTGCATCTCCGTCGTGAAGTACGGCGCCGGCTTCGGGTTCCTCGGTTTCTACATCGCGCGGCCCGAGATCCGCGGACGGGGCCATGGCATCCAAGTCTGGCGCGCCGGCATGGCGCGACTCGCCGGCCGCAATGTCGGGCTCGATGGCGTGGTGGCGCAGCAAGGCAACTATCGAAAATCGGGCTTTCGGCTCGCCTGGAACAACGTTCGTCACGAAGGCGCCGCGCCGCGCGCCGCTGCGCCGGTGGGTGTTGCGTTGGCGGATGCGCGTGGCGTGCCGTTCCCCAAGCTCGCGGCCTACGACCGCCGCTTTTTTCCCGAAGCGCGCGATTCCTTCCTGGCGCCGTGGTTCGCGCTGCCGGAGCGGGCGTCGGCGGTGGCGTTGCGCGACGGTGAGATCGTCGGCCTTGGCGTGATGCGCGTTTGCCGCGCCGCCTCGCGTGTCGGCCCGCTCTACGCAGCCTCGCCCGACATCGCCGCTGCGCTGGTGAGCGATCTCGCCGCGCGTCTCGGGGCGAAGAGCGTGGCGATCGACGTGCCCGACATCAACAGGCCGGCGATGGCGCTCGCCGGGCAACTTGGCTTGAAGCCTTCATTCGAGACGGCGCGCATGTACACGGGTGCCGACCCTGAAATCGAGTTGGCCGGCCTGTACGGTGTGACGAGCCTCGAACTCGGCTAG
- a CDS encoding DMT family transporter → MMTRVSPKVLALLALLTFVWGTNWPLFSIALAELPVLTFRTIVLTAALVVLYCLLRLRGESFAVPRDKWLPLVAASSMNLLVWNIATSLAVLYIPSGHASVLSYTMPLWVAAIGFVVFHQPLTGRLLLALLIGAAAVVALMAPNFGSYANAPWGLFWGLCAGFCWAIGTFIVKRTNWPGMGLSLTFWQVAVSWPPIALGALVIDGLPTSWPSTTALVATIYTGAVPMALGTAAWFTLVKLLPAQVAALSSIAIPIVAVISGVIILSEPLSPLQAAAIGSTVISLWLALMPGRQR, encoded by the coding sequence GTGATGACTCGCGTCTCGCCCAAGGTGCTGGCGCTACTGGCCCTGCTCACGTTCGTTTGGGGGACCAACTGGCCGCTGTTCAGCATCGCGCTCGCCGAACTGCCGGTGCTCACCTTCCGCACGATCGTGCTGACTGCCGCCCTCGTCGTGCTCTATTGCCTGTTGCGCCTGCGCGGCGAATCCTTCGCCGTACCGCGCGACAAGTGGCTGCCGCTGGTCGCCGCCTCCTCGATGAACCTGCTGGTCTGGAACATCGCCACCTCGCTCGCCGTGCTCTACATCCCCTCGGGGCATGCCTCGGTGCTCTCCTACACGATGCCGCTCTGGGTGGCGGCGATCGGCTTCGTCGTCTTCCATCAGCCGCTCACCGGCCGGCTGCTGCTGGCGCTGCTGATCGGCGCCGCCGCCGTCGTGGCCCTGATGGCCCCCAACTTCGGCAGCTACGCCAACGCGCCCTGGGGCCTGTTCTGGGGTCTCTGCGCGGGCTTCTGCTGGGCGATCGGCACTTTCATCGTCAAGCGCACGAACTGGCCGGGCATGGGCCTGTCGCTCACCTTCTGGCAGGTCGCCGTGTCGTGGCCACCGATCGCGCTGGGGGCCCTGGTGATCGACGGCCTGCCCACGTCCTGGCCATCGACGACAGCGCTCGTGGCCACGATCTACACCGGCGCCGTTCCGATGGCGCTCGGCACGGCTGCCTGGTTCACCCTGGTCAAGCTCCTGCCGGCACAGGTCGCGGCGCTCTCCTCGATCGCCATTCCCATCGTCGCCGTGATCAGCGGCGTCATTATCCTGTCCGAGCCGCTGTCGCCGCTACAGGCCGCGGCGATCGGTTCGACGGTGATCTCGCTCTGGCTCGCCCTGATGCCCGGCCGACAACGCTAG
- a CDS encoding DUF4864 domain-containing protein — protein MAFRILGLLALMLGLALGAQAQPAPLSEADRQSIRAVIQSQVDAFRHDDGERAFGYASPGIQRMFGSADIFMDMVRQGYQPVYRPRVFDFAEIVTLHGQITQKVDVVGPDGRRVVAFYPMTQLPDGSWRIDGCFLQAPEDRQA, from the coding sequence ATGGCCTTTCGCATTCTCGGCCTCCTCGCGCTGATGCTCGGTTTGGCGCTCGGCGCCCAAGCGCAACCGGCACCCCTGTCCGAGGCCGATCGCCAATCAATCCGCGCCGTTATTCAGTCCCAAGTCGATGCGTTCCGGCATGACGATGGCGAAAGGGCGTTCGGCTATGCATCGCCCGGCATCCAGCGGATGTTCGGCAGTGCCGACATCTTCATGGATATGGTCCGGCAGGGTTACCAGCCGGTCTACCGGCCGCGCGTCTTCGATTTTGCCGAGATCGTCACCCTGCACGGCCAGATCACGCAGAAGGTCGATGTCGTCGGCCCGGACGGAAGACGTGTCGTTGCCTTCTATCCCATGACGCAGCTCCCCGACGGGAGCTGGCGCATCGACGGCTGCTTCCTCCAGGCACCGGAAGACCGTCAGGCCTGA
- a CDS encoding SDR family oxidoreductase — translation MASIERVILITGSSSGIGAASARLLAGPGRAIVLHARKNRVGADRVAVDVGKAGGEALILEGDLSRPETAAGLVRQATDRFGRLDVVVSNAGFANRRPVGEVDRAALDDSLAAMTGAFFELATAAKPWLVEAGRGGRLIAVSSFVAHAFSRGIVTFPVSAAAKAGMEALARAVAVELAPSGATVNCVAPGFIEKDADAHAAVSIDMRDAMSGMIPMRRYGTPTEVAAVIAFLASDAAAYITGQTIHVDGGLTP, via the coding sequence TTGGCCTCCATCGAACGCGTTATCCTGATCACCGGCTCGTCCTCGGGCATCGGCGCTGCTTCCGCGCGCCTCTTGGCCGGCCCGGGCCGGGCGATCGTGTTGCACGCCCGCAAGAACCGGGTGGGTGCCGACCGTGTCGCCGTCGATGTCGGCAAGGCGGGCGGCGAAGCCCTCATCCTGGAGGGCGATCTGTCGCGGCCGGAGACCGCCGCCGGCCTGGTCCGACAGGCCACCGACCGGTTCGGACGCCTTGACGTCGTGGTCAGCAACGCGGGTTTCGCCAACCGCCGGCCTGTCGGCGAGGTCGATCGGGCTGCACTGGACGACAGTTTGGCGGCGATGACGGGCGCCTTCTTCGAGTTGGCGACCGCTGCCAAGCCCTGGCTCGTCGAGGCGGGCCGCGGGGGTCGCCTCATCGCCGTGTCGTCGTTCGTAGCTCATGCCTTTTCCCGCGGCATCGTGACCTTTCCCGTCTCGGCGGCGGCCAAGGCGGGGATGGAGGCGCTGGCGCGCGCCGTCGCGGTCGAACTCGCGCCGTCGGGCGCCACGGTCAATTGCGTCGCCCCGGGGTTCATCGAGAAGGATGCCGACGCCCATGCCGCCGTGTCGATCGACATGCGCGACGCCATGAGCGGGATGATCCCGATGCGTCGATACGGCACACCGACCGAGGTGGCGGCGGTGATCGCCTTCCTCGCTTCCGATGCGGCCGCCTACATCACCGGCCAGACCATCCATGTCGACGGCGGCCTCACGCCCTGA
- a CDS encoding SDR family NAD(P)-dependent oxidoreductase has product MQTALITGSTDGVGRVVARRLAALGWRVLVHGRDAARGAALVSEIERAGGTAAFMPADLASLTEVRRLADDVTSVTDSLSLLVNNAGIGTSSGGPRRQTSADGHELRFAVNYLAGFLLTRRLLPLLKASAPARIVNVSSAGQQAIDFSDVMLTRGYSGVRAYCQSKLAQILFTVDLAGELAGFGVTANALHPSTYMNTTMVRQAGVSPVSRVEDGAEAILRLAVSPELEGRSGLYFNVLREARADPQAYDAAARSRLRALSLELCGLRA; this is encoded by the coding sequence ATGCAGACGGCGCTCATCACCGGCTCGACCGACGGCGTGGGGCGGGTCGTTGCCCGGCGGCTGGCAGCACTCGGCTGGCGCGTCCTCGTGCACGGGCGCGATGCGGCGCGTGGCGCGGCTTTGGTGTCGGAGATCGAACGTGCCGGGGGCACGGCAGCGTTCATGCCTGCCGACCTGGCGTCGCTCACCGAGGTGAGACGGCTGGCCGACGACGTGACCAGTGTCACCGACAGCTTGTCTTTGCTGGTGAACAATGCCGGCATCGGCACATCCAGCGGCGGCCCGCGGCGGCAAACGAGCGCCGACGGTCACGAACTGCGTTTCGCGGTCAACTACCTCGCGGGATTCCTGCTCACGCGGCGCCTCCTGCCCCTGCTGAAGGCGAGTGCGCCGGCCCGCATCGTCAACGTTTCATCGGCGGGCCAGCAGGCGATCGACTTCTCCGACGTCATGCTGACACGCGGCTACAGCGGCGTGCGCGCCTACTGCCAGAGCAAGCTGGCTCAGATCCTCTTCACCGTCGACCTCGCCGGGGAACTCGCGGGATTCGGGGTAACGGCGAACGCACTGCACCCCTCGACCTACATGAACACCACCATGGTGCGGCAGGCGGGCGTCTCGCCCGTGAGCCGGGTCGAAGATGGTGCCGAGGCAATCCTGCGGCTTGCCGTGTCGCCCGAGCTCGAGGGCCGCAGCGGGCTCTACTTCAACGTGCTGCGCGAGGCGCGCGCCGATCCGCAGGCCTACGATGCCGCCGCGCGCAGCCGCTTGCGGGCGCTCAGCCTGGAGCTCTGCGGCCTCAGGGCGTGA
- a CDS encoding peroxiredoxin, giving the protein MAKVGDKVPSATLRMMGPEGPKAITTEELFAPGKKVVMFALPGAFTPTCSAKHVPGFVADADKFKGKGIDTIACVSVNDAFVMGAWGKDQKAGDKVIMLADGNCEFTEAMGLTLDASKAGLGKRSQRYAMVVDNGVIKDLFVEKPGAFEVSSAENVLKHL; this is encoded by the coding sequence ATGGCCAAAGTCGGCGACAAGGTGCCCAGCGCCACGTTGCGCATGATGGGCCCGGAAGGCCCGAAAGCGATCACGACCGAAGAACTTTTCGCACCCGGCAAGAAGGTGGTGATGTTCGCCTTGCCCGGTGCCTTCACACCCACTTGTTCGGCAAAGCACGTGCCCGGTTTCGTGGCCGACGCTGACAAGTTCAAGGGCAAGGGCATCGACACCATCGCCTGCGTCTCCGTCAACGACGCGTTCGTGATGGGCGCCTGGGGCAAGGACCAGAAGGCAGGCGACAAGGTCATTATGCTGGCCGACGGCAACTGCGAGTTCACCGAGGCCATGGGTTTGACGCTCGACGCGAGCAAGGCCGGCCTCGGCAAGCGCAGCCAGCGCTATGCGATGGTGGTCGACAACGGCGTCATCAAGGACCTGTTCGTCGAGAAACCCGGCGCGTTCGAAGTCTCGTCGGCGGAGAACGTCCTCAAGCATTTGTGA